A genome region from Manis javanica isolate MJ-LG chromosome 3, MJ_LKY, whole genome shotgun sequence includes the following:
- the ADAMTS1 gene encoding A disintegrin and metalloproteinase with thrombospondin motifs 1: MGNAELERRSRSFQSAPSLLLLAVAVALLVTPGARGRPAEEDEELVMPALERASGQTTTHLRLDAFGRHLRLELQPDRDFLAPGFTLQTVGRRLGPDAQRPDPAGDLVHCFYSGTVNGDPNSAAALSLCEGVRGAFYLQGEEYFVQPAPAAATVRLAPAAAGEEPPARPQFHLLRRRRRGGGGAKCGVMDEEIQPARGAGSENEDAGVEWLPRDWAPQRAGQPTGAGSKRKKRFVSSPRYVETMLVADQSMAEFHGSGLKHYLLTLFSVAARLYKHPSIRNSVSLVAVKILVIYEEQKGPEVTSNAALSLRNFCSWQKQHNPPSDRDGGHYDTAILFTRQDLCGAQTCDTLGMADVGTICDPSRSCSVIEDDGLQAAFTTAHELGHVFNMPHDDAKQCASINGVHRDSHMMASMLSNLDRSQPWSPCSAYMITSFLDNGHGECLMDKPQSPIQLPSDLPGTLYDANRQCQFTFGDESKHCPDAASTCMTLWCTGTSGGLLVCQTKHFPWADGTSCGEGKWCINGKCVNKTDKKHFDTPVHGSWGPWGPWGDCSRTCGGGVQYTMRECDNPVPKNGGKYCEGKRVRYRSCNIEDCPDNDGKTFREEQCEAHNEFSKASFGSGPAVEWTPKYAGVSPKDRCKLICQAKGIGYFFVLQPKVVDGTPCSPDSTSVCVQGQCVKAGCDRIIDSKKKFDKCGICGGNGSTCKKISGSVTSAKPGYHDIVTIPTGATNIEVKQRNQRGSKNNGSYLAIKAADGTYILNGDFTLSTLEQDITYKGSVLRYSGSSAALERIRSFSPLKEPLTIQVLTVGNALRPKIKYTYFVKKKKESFNAIPTFSEWVIEEWGECSKSCGLGWQRRLVECRDINGQPASECAKEVKPASTRPCADLPCPHWQVGDWSSCSKTCGKGYKKRTLQCLSHDGGVLSPDSCDLLKKPKHYIDFCTMAECS; the protein is encoded by the exons ATGGGGAACGCAGAGCTGGAGCGGCGGTCTCGAAGCTTCCAGTCTGCCCCCTCGCTGCTGCTGCTCGCGGTGGCAGTGGCGCTGCTGGTCACACCCGGTGCGCGCGGGCGCCCAGCGGAGGAAGACGAAGAGCTGGTGATGCCAGCACTTGAGCGCGCCTCGGGGCAAACGACCACTCACCTCCGCTTGGACGCCTTCGGCCGGCACCTGCGCTTGGAGCTGCAGCCCGACCGCGACTTCCTGGCTCCCGGCTTCACGCTCCAGACGGTGGGGCGCAGACTCGGGCCCGACGCGCAGCGTCCGGACCCTGCGGGCGACTTGGTGCACTGCTTCTACTCCGGCACCGTGAACGGCGACCCCAACTCGGCCGCTGCTCTCAGCCTCTGCGAGGGTGTGCGCGGCGCCTTCTACCTGCAGGGCGAGGAGTACTTCGTCCAGCCCGCGCCCGCAGCCGCCACAGTGCGCctcgcccccgccgccgccggggAGGAGCCGCCGGCGCGGCCCCAGTTCCATCTCCTGCGGCGGAGACGGCGGGGCGGCGGTGGCGCCAAGTGCGGGGTTATGGACGAGGAGATTCAGCCCGCTAGGGGCGCGGGGTCGGAGAACGAAGACGCCGGGGTGGAGTGGCTGCCGCGGGACTGGGCGCCGCAGCGCGCCGGACAGCCAACAG GAGCtggaagcaaaagaaagaagCGATTTGTGTCCAGCCCCCGTTATGTGGAAACTATGCTCGTGGCAGACCAGTCAATGGCAGAGTTCCATGGCAGTGGTCTTAAGCACTACCTGCTCACCCTGTTCTCGGTGGCGGCCAGGTTGTACAAACACCCCAGCATTCGAAATTCAGTTAGCCTGGTGGCAGTAAAGATCTTGGTCATCTATGAGGAACAGAAGGGGCCAGAAGTGACTTCCAACGCTGCGCTCAGTCTGCGGAACTTCTGCAGCTGGCAAAAGCAGCACAACCCGCCCAGTGACCGGGACGGGGGCCACTATGACACCGCGATTCTCTTCACCCGGCAG GACCTGTGTGGGGCTCAGACATGTGATACTCTTGGGATGGCTGATGTTGGAACTATATGTGATCCCAGCAGAAGCTGCTCAGTCATAGAAGATGATGGCTTACAAGCTGCCTTCACCACAGCACATGAATTAG GGCACGTGTTTAACATGCCACATGATGACGCAAAGCAGTGTGCCAGCATTAATGGTGTCCACCGGGATTCCCACATGATGGCGTCAATGCTCTCCAATTTGGACCGCAGCCAGCCGTGGTCCCCTTGCAGTGCCTACATGATCACGTCATTTCTGGATAATGGTCATG GAGAATGTTTAATGGACAAACCCCAGAGCCCCATACAACTCCCCTCTGATCTCCCTGGGACCTTGTATGATGCCAACCGACAATGCCAGTTTACATTTGGGGATGAGTCCAAACACTGCCCAGATGCAGCCAGCACATGCATGACCCTCTGGTGCACGGGCACCTCAGGCGGGTTGCTTGTGTGCCAAACCAAACACTTCCCATGGGCAGATGGCACCAGCTGTGGAGAAGGGAAATGGTGTATCAACGGCAAGTGTGTGAACAAGACTGACAAGAAGCATTTTGAT ACTCCTGTTCATGGAAGCTGGGGGCCGTGGGGACCCTGGGGAGACTGTTCGAGAACCTGTGGTGGAGGAGTTCAGTATACAATGAGGGAGTGTGACAACCCAGTGCCCAAGAATGGAGGGAAGTACTGTGAAGGCAAGCGTGTGCGCTACAGGTCATGTAACATCGAGGACTGTCCAGATAATGATG GAAAAACCTTTAGAGAGGAGCAATGTGAAGCACACAATGAGTTCTCCAAAGCATCCTTTGGGAGCGGGCCTGCAGTGGAGTGGACACCCAAGTATGCGGGCGTCTCCCCAAAGGACAGGTGCAAGCTCATCTGTCAAGCCAAAGGTATTGGCTACTTCTTCGTTTTGCAGCCCaag GTGGTAGATGGTACACCATGTAGCCCAGATTCCACCTCTGTCTGTGTGCAAGGACAGTGTGTAAAAGCTGGTTGTGATCGCATCATAGACTCCAAAAAGAAGTTTGATAAGTGTGGTATTTGTGGAGGAAATGGATCCACATGCAAGAAAATATCGGGATCCGTTACTAgtgcaaa ACCTGGATATCATGATATTGTCACAATTCCAACTGGAGCCACAAATATTGAAGTGAAACAACGGAATCAGAGAGGATCCAAGAATAACGGAAGCTATCTTGCCATCAAAGCTGCTGATGGCACATACATCCTGAATGGTGACTTCACTTTGTCCACTTTAGAGCAAGACATTACATACAAAGGTAGTGTCTTGAGGTACAGTGGCTCCTCTGCAGCCTTGGAAAGAATTCGCAGCTTTAGCCCTCTCAAAGAGCCCTTAACCATCCAGGTGCTCACTGTGGGCAATGCCCTTCGACCTAAAATTAAATACACCTATTTcgtgaagaagaagaaggagtCTTTCAATGCCATCCCTACTTTCTCAGAATGGGTCATTGAGGAGTGGGGCGAGTGCTCCAAGTCCTGTGGACTGGGTTGGCAGAGAAGGTTGGTGGAGTGCCGGGACATCAACGGGCAGCCTGCCTCAGAGTGTGCGAAGGAAGTGAAGCCAGCCAGCACCAGACCCTGCGCggacctgccctgcccccactggCAGGTGGGGGATTGGTCATCGTGCTCCAAGACTTGCGGGAAGGGTTACAAAAAGAGAACCTTGCAGTGTCTGTCCCACGATGGCGGGGTGCTGTCTCCCGACAGCTGCGATCTTTTGAAGAAACCTAAACATTACATAGACTTTTGCACCATGGCAGAATGCAGTTAA